In Candidatus Didemnitutus sp., a genomic segment contains:
- a CDS encoding LacI family DNA-binding transcriptional regulator: MATPTLRTLARELGLSRTTVSDALRGSPRVKPETVERVRAAAKAAGYDRNPLAGAVMSFLRRSCGQQFRGVLAVIEIVADNQSENAQRYNDAVFRGVSDKAAQLGFKVDRFQIGAAGLKLSRLDSILQTRGINGLIVLPAAGFPDLTGLSWSRYTAVYVDYFVDSPPMHCVCSDHYRSMIGLLRDLHARGFRRPGMFIETSLDERLHFRWEGAFLALQHYLPEISKVPILRAEGVNFDVFRPWFEQYKPDVVLGHFPDALAWMKRCGAKVPRTHSFVCLNSLRTDGSCAAMDFQAPQLGARATELVTGHLMHSEFGIPSQPSLTTIPARLIEGPTLRPREASAEQDAPPRRRRAATRATVS; the protein is encoded by the coding sequence ATGGCCACCCCGACCCTGCGCACCCTGGCCCGCGAACTGGGCCTCTCCCGCACCACGGTATCCGACGCGCTGCGCGGCTCGCCGCGCGTGAAACCCGAGACCGTCGAGCGCGTCCGCGCCGCCGCCAAAGCCGCGGGTTACGACCGCAATCCACTCGCCGGCGCGGTCATGTCGTTCCTGCGCCGTTCCTGCGGGCAGCAATTCCGCGGCGTGCTGGCCGTCATCGAAATCGTCGCCGACAACCAGTCGGAGAATGCCCAGCGCTACAATGACGCGGTGTTCCGCGGCGTATCCGACAAGGCGGCGCAACTCGGCTTCAAGGTCGATCGTTTCCAGATCGGCGCGGCGGGACTCAAGCTCAGCCGGCTCGACTCCATTCTTCAGACCCGCGGCATCAACGGCCTGATCGTGCTGCCCGCCGCCGGATTTCCCGACCTCACCGGACTCAGCTGGTCGCGCTACACGGCGGTCTACGTCGACTACTTCGTCGACAGCCCGCCGATGCACTGCGTGTGCTCGGACCACTATCGCTCGATGATCGGCCTGCTGCGCGACCTGCATGCGCGCGGCTTCCGTCGGCCCGGGATGTTCATCGAGACCTCGCTCGACGAGCGCCTGCACTTTCGCTGGGAAGGCGCGTTCCTCGCCCTCCAGCACTACCTGCCGGAAATCTCCAAAGTGCCGATCCTCCGCGCGGAGGGCGTGAATTTCGACGTGTTCCGTCCGTGGTTCGAGCAATACAAGCCCGACGTCGTGCTCGGCCATTTTCCGGACGCGCTGGCCTGGATGAAGCGCTGCGGCGCAAAGGTCCCGCGCACCCACAGCTTCGTCTGCCTGAACTCGCTGCGCACCGACGGCAGCTGCGCCGCGATGGATTTCCAGGCGCCCCAACTCGGCGCCCGCGCGACGGAGCTCGTCACCGGTCACCTGATGCACAGCGAATTCGGCATCCCGTCGCAGCCGTCGCTCACGACCATCCCCGCCCGCCTCATCGAAGGCCCGACGCTGCGCCCGCGCGAGGCGTCGGCCGAGCAAGACGCTCCTCCGCGTCGCCGCCGCGCGGCAACGAGAGCAACCGTCAGTTAA
- a CDS encoding rhamnogalacturonan acetylesterase, with protein sequence MKLPALALLAMSSLVLASAQTPPPAGLPDAPPENPGKIDPALPTIFVAGDSTAARAKAPQQGWAVEFAKYLDLSKVNVSNRALGGRSSRTFITQGWWAKLLADVKPGDWVLIQFGHNDSSPVNEDAATPREKMRSRGSLPGLGEETQDIVNVLTGKPETVRTFGSYLREMIRDVRAKGATPILLSRTIRCQWPDGKIERGAPHRDWTRELAQAEGVWFVDVSRLVADAFQKLGEEKVKTFFPADHTHTNVTGADAVAQQVVAGLLGLKAKEANFARWLAPAGAAIQPDPIGWLNLPEPRDPKLPTLLLIGDSTVRNGRGDGAGGQWGWGEPLATHFDPSKINVVNRAIGGLSSRTFLTQGHWERALTLLKRGDVVLMQFGHNDNGPLNDTTRARGTIKGVGEETETIDNQFTHTRETVGTYGSYLRRYIRDAKAAGATPIICTLVPRKTWKDGKIVRSNDSYAAWAREVARHEGVRCIDLNELVATRYDELGQAAVDALFADEHTHTSRAGAELNASIVAHALAGFVASDASLAAFRSEN encoded by the coding sequence ATGAAACTCCCCGCGCTCGCCCTCCTCGCCATGAGTTCCCTTGTTCTCGCCTCGGCGCAGACGCCACCTCCGGCCGGCCTGCCCGACGCCCCGCCCGAAAATCCCGGCAAGATCGACCCCGCGTTGCCGACGATCTTCGTCGCTGGCGATTCGACTGCCGCGCGCGCGAAGGCGCCGCAGCAGGGTTGGGCGGTCGAGTTCGCCAAATACCTCGATCTCTCCAAGGTGAACGTCTCCAATCGCGCGCTCGGCGGCCGCAGCTCGCGGACTTTCATCACGCAAGGGTGGTGGGCGAAGCTGCTCGCCGACGTGAAGCCGGGCGATTGGGTGCTGATTCAGTTCGGGCACAACGACAGCAGTCCGGTGAACGAAGATGCCGCGACGCCCCGCGAGAAGATGCGTTCGCGCGGCTCGTTGCCCGGACTCGGCGAGGAGACGCAAGACATCGTGAACGTCCTGACGGGAAAACCGGAAACCGTGCGCACCTTCGGCAGCTACCTGCGCGAGATGATCCGCGATGTCCGCGCGAAGGGCGCCACGCCGATTCTCCTCTCGCGCACCATCCGCTGCCAGTGGCCGGACGGCAAAATCGAACGCGGCGCGCCGCATCGCGATTGGACGCGCGAACTGGCCCAGGCGGAGGGCGTGTGGTTCGTCGACGTGAGCCGGCTCGTTGCCGACGCGTTTCAAAAACTCGGAGAGGAGAAAGTGAAAACCTTCTTCCCCGCCGATCACACCCACACGAACGTCACCGGTGCCGATGCCGTCGCACAGCAAGTCGTCGCAGGACTCCTCGGCTTGAAGGCAAAGGAAGCGAACTTCGCGCGCTGGCTCGCGCCCGCCGGTGCCGCGATCCAGCCGGACCCGATCGGCTGGCTGAACCTCCCGGAGCCTCGCGATCCGAAGCTCCCCACGCTGCTCCTCATCGGCGATTCCACCGTGCGCAACGGTCGCGGCGACGGTGCTGGCGGGCAATGGGGGTGGGGCGAGCCGCTCGCGACGCATTTCGATCCGAGCAAGATCAACGTCGTCAATCGGGCCATCGGCGGCCTGAGCAGCCGCACATTTTTGACGCAAGGCCACTGGGAACGCGCGCTGACCTTACTGAAGCGCGGCGACGTGGTGTTGATGCAATTCGGCCATAACGACAACGGGCCGCTCAACGACACCACGCGGGCGCGCGGCACGATCAAGGGTGTCGGCGAGGAGACGGAGACGATCGACAACCAATTTACGCACACGCGGGAAACCGTCGGCACCTACGGCTCCTATTTGCGCCGCTACATCCGCGACGCGAAGGCGGCGGGTGCCACGCCGATCATCTGCACCCTTGTGCCCCGCAAGACGTGGAAGGACGGCAAGATTGTCCGGAGCAACGACAGCTATGCCGCGTGGGCGCGCGAAGTCGCCCGGCATGAAGGCGTCCGCTGCATCGATCTCAACGAACTCGTCGCCACCCGCTACGACGAGCTCGGTCAAGCGGCCGTCGACGCCCTCTTCGCGGACGAGCACACCCACACCAGCCGCGCCGGCGCCGAACTGAACGCCTCAATCGTCGCGCACGCGCTGGCAGGTTTCGTTGCGAGCGACGCCAGCCTCGCGGCCTTTCGGTCGGAAAATTAA
- a CDS encoding DUF4982 domain-containing protein, with product MNLSRCLLLAATLSTGVFAAVTDSPRERLPLNDGWKFTRGDQPDTGGALDYERVRAWVLPTGDELLNYLPAPRARSEGMPGGRPIQYSRPEFKDDAWRAVTLPHDWAIEGPFQQELSGDTGKLPYAGVGWYRKKFMLPASDAGRRIHLEFDGAMSYALVWCNGEFVGGWPYGYTSWRVDLTRFLKPGAENTLAVRLDNPRESSRWYPGAGIYRNVWLTKTADVSVAHWGVAVTTPQVSAQSALVHVAITLDNLSAEPAEVEASVRIFAADAEGRAIGAPVAESGGQAARIPAGRQANAAHSLVVPAPRLWSLHERNRYVAETRIVRDGRVIDEVRTPFGIRSLVVSSTKGFLLNGERVVLNGVCNHHDLGALGTAINVRALERQLEILQAVGCNALRTSHNPPAPELLELCDRMGFVVMVEAFDAWRLGKKRDDYSRVFDDWHEKDLRAMVRRDRNHPCIVQWSIGNEVREIFEADGWKLAAHLAAIVREEDRTRSVVMGLHNVNAPYMGFADVLDVVGYNYKPEDYAKVRAHYPHIVLMGSETASTISSRGEYFFPVSDDKAEGRSDFQVSSYDLAAPRWAFPPDAEWKGLDANPSVLGEFVWTGFDYLGEPTPFNADATNLLNFADQAAREKAAKELADLGRIRVPSRSSYFGIVDLAGFPKDRFYLYQSRWRPDLRMAHILPHWNWPERIGQVTPVHVYSSGDEAELFLNGQSLGRRKRGAFEYRFRWDDVKYQPGELKVVTYKHGQPWADAVVRTTGPAAAVRLKADRTALRADGQDLVFVTAEIVDARGDVVPRAKSLLKVSVEGPADLVATDNGDATSHVSFQSPERAVFNGLALIVVRPRAGAGGGIRILATSAGLTTGQIEVTAQ from the coding sequence ATGAATCTCTCCCGCTGTCTTCTCCTTGCGGCCACATTGTCGACTGGCGTGTTCGCCGCCGTCACCGATTCGCCGCGCGAGCGCCTGCCCCTCAACGACGGATGGAAATTCACGCGCGGCGATCAGCCCGACACGGGCGGCGCATTGGACTACGAACGCGTGCGCGCGTGGGTGCTGCCGACGGGCGACGAGCTGCTCAACTACCTGCCGGCACCGCGTGCGCGGAGCGAAGGGATGCCGGGCGGACGCCCGATTCAATATTCGCGCCCCGAATTCAAGGACGACGCGTGGCGTGCCGTGACATTGCCGCACGACTGGGCGATCGAGGGGCCGTTCCAGCAGGAGCTTTCCGGCGACACGGGCAAGCTGCCCTACGCCGGCGTCGGTTGGTATCGGAAAAAATTCATGCTGCCCGCGAGCGACGCCGGCCGACGCATCCACCTCGAGTTCGACGGCGCGATGTCCTACGCGCTCGTCTGGTGCAACGGCGAGTTCGTCGGCGGCTGGCCCTACGGCTACACCTCGTGGCGCGTCGACCTCACGCGCTTCCTCAAGCCCGGCGCGGAGAACACGCTCGCAGTGCGACTCGATAATCCGCGCGAATCCTCGCGTTGGTATCCCGGTGCGGGGATCTACCGCAATGTCTGGCTGACAAAGACTGCCGACGTCTCGGTTGCGCATTGGGGCGTCGCGGTGACCACGCCGCAAGTGAGCGCGCAGTCCGCGCTGGTTCACGTCGCAATCACGCTCGACAATCTCTCGGCCGAGCCGGCCGAGGTGGAAGCCAGCGTGCGGATTTTTGCGGCGGACGCCGAGGGTCGCGCCATCGGCGCACCGGTGGCTGAGAGCGGCGGGCAAGCGGCGCGCATCCCGGCCGGCCGCCAAGCCAACGCCGCGCACTCGCTCGTGGTGCCCGCACCGCGGCTCTGGAGCTTACACGAGCGGAACCGCTACGTCGCCGAGACGCGGATAGTGCGCGACGGCCGCGTGATCGACGAAGTGCGCACGCCCTTCGGCATTCGCTCGCTCGTCGTCTCGTCCACGAAGGGTTTTTTGCTCAACGGCGAGCGCGTCGTCCTCAACGGCGTGTGCAATCACCACGATCTCGGCGCGCTCGGCACGGCGATCAACGTGCGCGCTTTGGAGCGGCAATTGGAGATTCTTCAGGCCGTGGGCTGCAATGCGCTCCGCACGAGCCACAATCCGCCGGCACCCGAGCTCCTCGAATTGTGCGATCGCATGGGCTTCGTCGTCATGGTCGAGGCGTTCGATGCCTGGCGATTGGGCAAGAAGCGCGACGACTACAGCCGTGTCTTCGACGACTGGCACGAGAAGGATCTGCGCGCCATGGTGCGCCGCGACCGCAACCACCCCTGCATCGTGCAATGGAGCATCGGCAACGAAGTGCGCGAGATCTTCGAAGCCGACGGTTGGAAGCTGGCCGCGCACCTCGCCGCGATCGTGCGCGAGGAGGACCGCACGCGTTCCGTCGTGATGGGCCTGCACAACGTGAACGCGCCCTACATGGGTTTTGCTGACGTCCTCGACGTCGTCGGCTACAACTACAAGCCGGAAGACTACGCGAAGGTCCGCGCGCACTACCCGCACATCGTGCTCATGGGCTCTGAAACCGCGTCGACGATCAGCTCGCGCGGCGAGTATTTCTTCCCGGTGTCGGACGACAAGGCGGAGGGACGTTCGGACTTTCAGGTGAGCAGCTACGATCTCGCCGCGCCGCGGTGGGCCTTCCCGCCGGATGCGGAATGGAAAGGGCTCGATGCGAATCCGAGTGTGCTCGGCGAGTTCGTTTGGACCGGTTTCGACTATCTCGGCGAGCCGACGCCTTTCAACGCCGACGCCACGAACCTCCTCAACTTCGCCGATCAGGCTGCGCGCGAGAAAGCCGCGAAGGAGCTCGCCGACCTTGGCCGCATTCGCGTGCCGTCGCGCAGCAGTTACTTCGGCATCGTGGACCTCGCCGGGTTTCCGAAGGACCGCTTCTACCTCTACCAATCCCGCTGGCGCCCGGACCTCCGCATGGCGCACATTCTCCCGCACTGGAACTGGCCGGAACGCATCGGGCAGGTGACGCCGGTGCACGTCTACAGCTCGGGCGACGAAGCCGAGCTTTTCCTCAACGGCCAGTCGCTCGGTCGCAGGAAACGCGGCGCCTTCGAATACCGCTTCCGCTGGGACGACGTGAAGTATCAGCCCGGCGAATTGAAGGTCGTGACCTACAAGCACGGTCAGCCGTGGGCCGACGCCGTCGTGCGCACCACCGGTCCAGCCGCAGCCGTGCGCCTGAAGGCGGACCGCACTGCGCTGCGCGCCGATGGACAGGACTTGGTTTTCGTCACTGCTGAAATCGTCGACGCGCGCGGCGATGTCGTGCCGCGCGCGAAGTCGTTGCTGAAAGTTTCCGTGGAAGGGCCCGCCGATTTGGTGGCGACCGACAACGGCGACGCGACCAGCCATGTGTCGTTCCAAAGCCCGGAGCGCGCGGTCTTCAACGGTCTTGCGCTCATTGTTGTCCGTCCTCGCGCCGGAGCGGGTGGCGGCATCAGGATTCTCGCCACTTCCGCAGGTCTCACCACCGGACAAATCGAAGTCACCGCCCAATGA
- a CDS encoding glycoside hydrolase family 43 protein, which translates to MIPRRLALVCCLAFSAWVAARSADSEALLFAYFTQNGADGLHLAWSDDGFRWEKLVGGASVLRPTIGAKEKLIRDPSVARGPDGVFHVVWTSGWWEHGIGYASTRDFVHWSTPREISVMARESAARNCWAPEIVWDPDAAEFLILWATTIPGCFSAGAESSENGLNHRIYYTATKDFATFTPARVLFDFGFSAIDATLLKVGRDWHLFFKDETRYPQPAKNLLHAIGANPRGPFTHVSPPFSPAKLWVEGPSVVCVGDEYLLYFDAYIEKHYGVLRSRDLAHWEDATRQLRLPDEGTPQRPRHGTVIAVPREIVTALQQLKLAP; encoded by the coding sequence ATGATCCCGCGCCGTCTCGCCCTGGTTTGCTGCCTCGCGTTTTCCGCGTGGGTCGCGGCGCGCAGTGCCGACTCGGAAGCGCTGCTTTTCGCCTACTTCACACAGAACGGCGCCGATGGCCTGCATCTCGCCTGGAGCGACGATGGTTTCCGGTGGGAGAAACTCGTGGGCGGCGCGAGCGTGCTGCGGCCGACGATCGGCGCGAAGGAGAAACTCATCCGCGACCCCTCGGTCGCACGCGGCCCGGACGGCGTTTTTCACGTCGTGTGGACGTCGGGCTGGTGGGAACACGGCATCGGCTACGCGTCGACCCGGGATTTCGTCCATTGGAGCACGCCGCGGGAGATTTCCGTGATGGCGCGCGAGTCGGCGGCGCGGAATTGCTGGGCGCCCGAGATCGTCTGGGATCCGGACGCGGCGGAGTTTCTCATCCTCTGGGCGACCACGATACCGGGATGTTTTTCCGCCGGAGCCGAGAGCTCGGAAAACGGACTCAACCATCGCATTTACTATACCGCGACGAAGGATTTCGCGACCTTCACGCCCGCTCGTGTCTTGTTCGATTTCGGCTTCAGTGCCATCGACGCCACGCTGCTCAAAGTCGGACGGGACTGGCATCTGTTCTTCAAGGACGAGACACGCTACCCGCAGCCGGCGAAGAATCTCCTGCACGCCATCGGTGCGAATCCGCGCGGTCCGTTCACGCATGTTTCGCCGCCGTTCTCGCCGGCGAAACTCTGGGTCGAGGGGCCGTCGGTGGTCTGCGTCGGTGACGAATACCTGCTCTATTTCGACGCTTACATCGAAAAACACTACGGTGTTCTGCGCTCCCGCGACCTTGCGCACTGGGAAGACGCGACGCGCCAGCTGCGCCTGCCCGACGAAGGCACTCCTCAGCGTCCGCGCCACGGCACCGTGATTGCGGTGCCGCGCGAGATCGTCACGGCGTTGCAACAGCTGAAGTTGGCGCCGTAA
- a CDS encoding tetratricopeptide repeat protein, whose translation MKKSDAPASRPEWHERPLLVAVLLLAAAALAWANTWRAPFVFDDHASILENRSLRDLGSFAWLTPPHQGGETVSGRPVLNFTFALNHALGGLDVRGYHLTNLLMHWAGALALFGVVRRVPIAGRRSSGLAVAVAFAWMLHPLQTESVTYIVQRAESLMGLFCLLTLYCFARAAAPAAADVAPARFGARTWSALSVVCCLLGAGTKEVMVVVPVLVLFFDRAFFAGDLATAWRTRRGYYLALASSWLVVAGCLAMTGGDRGGTFVLSDPAAWTARWLTQFRAIATYLQLAVWPTPLVFEYEAYRVGNVTEVLPFALLVLPLVVLAAIALWRWPGWGFLGLWFFALLAPSSLLPGVDQMIVEHRLYLPLAAVIVAGAAAIRWGVHRLAAPPLVGTLAAAAIVVALGVATFQRNSDYASAIALWGDTVQKRPNNPRAHHNLGVALAQAGRLDEAREQFQRTLLLQPNHAFAHFELGKMALLAGHWSEAQDRFQAALQADPGYVDAHVNLAQALERQGRAEEAVMQLRAALALQPANDIRVSLAGLLLPLGRVGEAAPLLEQALAEPPELPEAHFYLARLRERAGDAATAERELRSALRMRPAYAAAAVALGNLVARQGRFAEAIDSFRAALAAEPEHYQARNNLANCYLALRRFPEAVAEYELILQARPNDTAVRANLGIARAMLASP comes from the coding sequence ATGAAAAAATCCGACGCCCCGGCTTCGCGCCCCGAGTGGCACGAACGTCCTCTGCTCGTCGCCGTCCTGCTCCTCGCGGCGGCGGCGCTCGCGTGGGCGAACACATGGCGCGCCCCCTTCGTTTTCGACGACCACGCTTCGATTCTGGAAAATCGCAGCCTGCGCGATCTGGGCTCGTTCGCCTGGCTGACTCCGCCGCACCAAGGCGGGGAAACCGTGAGCGGCCGGCCAGTGCTCAACTTCACGTTCGCCCTCAATCACGCTCTCGGCGGACTCGACGTGCGCGGCTATCACCTGACGAATCTCCTCATGCATTGGGCGGGAGCGCTGGCGCTTTTCGGCGTCGTGCGCCGAGTCCCGATCGCCGGACGGCGCAGCAGCGGTTTGGCCGTCGCCGTCGCGTTCGCGTGGATGCTGCACCCGCTCCAAACCGAGTCGGTGACCTACATCGTGCAGCGGGCCGAATCGCTCATGGGGCTGTTTTGCCTGCTGACTCTGTATTGTTTTGCGCGCGCCGCCGCGCCTGCGGCCGCCGATGTGGCACCGGCGCGCTTCGGCGCTCGCACTTGGTCTGCACTCTCCGTCGTCTGCTGCCTACTCGGTGCCGGCACGAAGGAGGTGATGGTCGTCGTGCCCGTGCTGGTGTTGTTTTTCGATCGCGCGTTTTTCGCGGGGGACTTGGCCACCGCTTGGCGGACGCGCCGCGGTTACTACCTCGCGCTTGCGTCCTCGTGGCTGGTGGTCGCCGGTTGCCTGGCCATGACCGGTGGCGATCGCGGCGGCACCTTCGTGTTGAGCGATCCGGCGGCGTGGACCGCGCGCTGGTTGACCCAGTTCAGAGCCATCGCGACGTATCTCCAGCTCGCCGTCTGGCCGACACCTTTGGTTTTCGAATACGAGGCGTATCGAGTGGGCAATGTGACTGAGGTGCTTCCGTTCGCGCTGCTCGTGCTGCCTTTGGTCGTGCTGGCGGCGATCGCACTGTGGCGCTGGCCGGGCTGGGGATTCCTGGGACTCTGGTTTTTCGCTCTGCTCGCGCCGAGCAGCCTTCTGCCGGGCGTCGACCAGATGATCGTCGAGCATCGTCTGTATTTGCCGCTCGCCGCCGTCATCGTGGCCGGAGCGGCGGCCATTCGTTGGGGTGTGCACCGTCTGGCCGCGCCGCCGCTCGTGGGAACGCTCGCGGCGGCGGCGATCGTCGTCGCGCTCGGGGTCGCTACTTTCCAGCGCAACAGCGATTACGCTTCGGCCATCGCGCTTTGGGGCGACACGGTCCAAAAGCGGCCGAACAATCCGCGTGCGCACCATAACCTCGGCGTCGCGCTGGCCCAAGCGGGCCGGCTCGACGAAGCGCGGGAGCAATTCCAGCGGACGCTGCTCTTGCAGCCCAATCACGCGTTCGCGCACTTCGAGCTCGGCAAGATGGCGCTGCTCGCCGGACATTGGTCCGAGGCGCAGGATCGTTTTCAGGCCGCATTGCAGGCCGACCCCGGCTACGTCGACGCGCATGTGAACCTCGCGCAAGCGCTCGAGCGGCAGGGCAGGGCGGAGGAGGCGGTCATGCAACTGCGCGCTGCGCTCGCATTGCAGCCGGCGAACGACATCCGCGTGAGCCTCGCCGGGCTGTTGCTCCCGCTCGGACGTGTCGGCGAAGCGGCGCCGCTGCTCGAGCAAGCGCTCGCCGAACCTCCCGAGTTGCCCGAAGCGCATTTCTATTTGGCGCGTCTGCGCGAACGCGCCGGCGATGCCGCGACTGCCGAGCGTGAGCTGCGCAGCGCCTTGCGCATGCGGCCCGCCTATGCCGCGGCCGCAGTCGCGTTGGGTAATCTCGTCGCGCGGCAAGGCCGATTCGCCGAAGCCATCGACTCCTTCCGCGCCGCGCTCGCCGCCGAGCCGGAGCATTATCAGGCGCGCAACAATCTCGCCAATTGCTACCTCGCGCTGCGCCGCTTCCCCGAGGCGGTCGCCGAATACGAACTCATCCTGCAAGCCCGGCCGAACGACACCGCCGTGCGCGCCAATCTCGGCATCGCGCGCGCGATGCTTGCTTCACCTTGA